The following proteins are co-located in the Blastopirellula sediminis genome:
- a CDS encoding DUF1592 domain-containing protein encodes MRFPSLLLSTALTLAICSSLRADPAQHQAAFDKQVKPFLTKYCNDCHSGDSAESGIDFASFSKAEQVMTSGRKSWQKTLDQLASGAMPPKDETQPSAEEMAQTLEWIRGALADYSCDGPADPGRETIRRLNRAEYENTIRDLVGVEFKATEEFPADDVGYGFDNIGDVLSLSPLLLEKYYDAAVTIADKAIVSDPKSLIRSERLKNFKLKDGSKSDDRLTFASHNVGTTDFEVDAPGEYKISIRAFGTRAGDQLPNMHVKLDDQNKDFAVDATRGKEKDYEITKRFSKGKHHLEISFTNDHYDPNNANPNLRDRNLIVTSVKLVGPPEIKPDSYPESHRQIFVAYPGDEGITFEVAARRNLTRFASRAYRRPVTADEINRLYTLVAAAQADGANFEESVREGIIAILCSPNFLFRVEVDEAQGPVRQLTEYELAARLSYFLWSSAPDQELLTLAYEGKLRSQLDQQIERMMKSPKSTALVENFAGQWLQLRNLESAKPNIRQFRSFTPQLAKSMRRETELFFESIVREDRSILDLIGADYTYLDESLAKHYGVKDVNGEEFRKVSLGDKGRGGILTHASILTVTSNPTRTSPVKRGKWVLENVLGTPPPDPPADVPTLEGQKELKGTLRERMAQHMANPSCASCHARMDPIGFALENFDAVGAFRDKDEGQKIDASGELPGGIKFDGAKGLRQLILTEHRDEFVRTFSEKMLTYALGRGVEYYDMCAVDAIQDELERNDYRFSALVKAIVHSDPFQKRRTN; translated from the coding sequence TTGCGATTTCCTTCGCTCCTTTTGTCGACTGCGCTCACGCTAGCGATCTGCTCGTCGCTACGGGCTGATCCTGCGCAGCATCAGGCCGCTTTCGACAAGCAAGTGAAGCCGTTTCTGACCAAGTACTGCAACGATTGCCACTCGGGTGATTCGGCCGAGTCAGGCATTGATTTCGCCTCGTTCAGTAAGGCGGAACAGGTGATGACCAGCGGTCGCAAGAGCTGGCAGAAGACGCTTGATCAACTCGCCTCGGGAGCGATGCCGCCGAAAGACGAGACGCAACCCTCGGCCGAAGAGATGGCGCAAACCCTGGAGTGGATCCGAGGCGCCCTGGCCGATTACTCATGTGACGGTCCGGCCGACCCCGGCCGCGAGACGATCCGTCGTCTGAACCGCGCCGAATACGAAAACACGATTCGTGATCTGGTCGGCGTCGAGTTTAAGGCCACCGAAGAGTTCCCGGCCGATGACGTTGGTTATGGGTTCGACAATATCGGCGACGTCCTTTCCCTCTCGCCGCTTCTGTTGGAGAAGTATTACGACGCTGCGGTAACGATCGCCGACAAGGCGATTGTGTCTGATCCGAAGAGCCTGATTCGCAGCGAACGCTTGAAGAACTTCAAGCTGAAAGATGGCTCGAAGAGCGACGATCGACTCACCTTCGCATCGCACAATGTTGGGACGACCGATTTTGAAGTCGATGCGCCGGGCGAGTACAAAATCTCGATTCGCGCCTTCGGCACGCGAGCCGGCGACCAGTTGCCCAACATGCACGTCAAGTTGGACGACCAAAATAAAGACTTCGCCGTCGACGCAACGCGCGGCAAAGAGAAAGACTACGAGATCACCAAACGCTTCAGCAAGGGAAAGCATCACCTCGAGATCTCGTTCACCAACGACCACTACGATCCGAACAACGCCAATCCGAATCTTCGCGATCGCAACCTGATTGTGACCAGCGTGAAGTTGGTCGGACCGCCGGAGATCAAACCGGACAGCTATCCCGAGTCGCATCGCCAGATTTTCGTCGCCTATCCAGGCGACGAGGGGATCACGTTTGAGGTTGCCGCCCGACGGAACCTGACCCGGTTTGCGTCGCGTGCCTATCGCCGTCCCGTCACCGCGGACGAAATCAATCGCTTGTACACGCTGGTCGCCGCCGCTCAGGCCGACGGAGCGAACTTTGAAGAGTCGGTTCGTGAGGGGATCATCGCGATCCTCTGCTCGCCAAACTTCCTATTCCGCGTCGAAGTGGATGAGGCTCAAGGCCCGGTCCGCCAACTGACGGAGTACGAGTTGGCCGCACGGCTTTCCTACTTCCTCTGGAGCAGCGCTCCGGATCAGGAACTGTTGACGCTGGCCTACGAAGGAAAGTTGCGATCGCAGCTCGACCAACAGATCGAGCGGATGATGAAATCGCCAAAGAGCACCGCGCTGGTCGAAAACTTCGCTGGGCAGTGGCTGCAATTGCGGAACCTGGAATCGGCCAAGCCGAACATTCGCCAGTTCCGTTCGTTCACGCCGCAACTGGCCAAGTCGATGCGGCGCGAAACGGAGCTCTTTTTCGAGTCGATCGTGCGGGAGGATCGGAGCATCCTCGACCTGATCGGCGCCGACTACACCTATTTGGACGAATCGCTTGCCAAGCACTACGGCGTGAAGGACGTTAATGGGGAAGAGTTCCGCAAAGTGTCGCTTGGCGACAAGGGACGCGGCGGCATTTTGACCCACGCGAGCATTTTGACCGTTACCTCAAATCCGACCCGGACTTCGCCGGTGAAGCGGGGGAAATGGGTCCTGGAAAACGTGCTGGGAACGCCTCCTCCGGATCCGCCGGCCGACGTGCCGACGTTGGAAGGGCAAAAAGAGCTGAAGGGAACCCTCCGGGAGCGGATGGCACAGCATATGGCCAATCCCAGTTGTGCATCTTGCCATGCCCGAATGGACCCGATTGGATTCGCCCTGGAAAACTTCGACGCCGTCGGGGCTTTCCGCGACAAGGACGAAGGGCAGAAAATTGACGCCTCCGGCGAGTTGCCTGGGGGGATAAAATTTGATGGGGCGAAAGGACTGCGCCAACTGATCCTCACCGAACATCGTGACGAATTCGTTCGCACGTTTTCCGAAAAGATGCTGACCTACGCCTTGGGACGCGGCGTCGAGTACTACGACATGTGCGCCGTCGACGCGATTCAAGACGAACTGGAACGTAACGATTACCGTTTCTCCGCGCTGGTGAAAGCGATCGTCCACAGCGATCCCTTCCAGAAGCGCCGTACGAATTAG
- a CDS encoding DUF1552 domain-containing protein has protein sequence MSTTISRRTMLRGFGAAMALPWLEQMAPAASAAAATGKPPVRMAFLYVPNGVNVDQWRPQGEGADWQLSPTLSSLKDVKSEMTAFTGLTLRGAFALGDGGGDHARSVASFLTGSHPKKTDGADISNDVSVDQFAAKELGYATKFPSLELGCEPSAQAGKCDSGYSCVYTSNMAWRNSTSHVGKEINPQAAFDRLFGNENAKESAESRALRYKRKKSVLDFVMDDAKRLNQKLGQSDQRKLDEYLYAVREIERRVQQSIKLEGTEVDVPDYPRPKGVPADYGEHVRLMMDMMVLAFQTDMTRVSTFMFTNAGSNRTYNNIGVSDGHHSISHHGRNKEKLEKIAKIDAYHVEQYAYLVKELQKIREGDGTLLDNCMVMYGSGISDGDRHNHNDLPIIMAGRGGGAIKPNRHLVYPDSTPLTNLYVSMLEIMGAKTDRFGDSNGRLTNLG, from the coding sequence ATGAGCACCACGATTTCTCGACGTACGATGCTTCGCGGTTTTGGCGCCGCCATGGCGCTGCCGTGGCTGGAACAGATGGCTCCCGCCGCTTCGGCCGCCGCCGCAACCGGCAAACCGCCGGTACGCATGGCGTTCCTCTACGTTCCCAACGGCGTGAACGTCGACCAGTGGCGTCCCCAAGGGGAAGGCGCCGATTGGCAGCTTTCGCCGACCCTTTCGTCGCTGAAAGACGTGAAGTCGGAGATGACCGCGTTCACCGGTCTGACCTTGCGTGGCGCGTTCGCATTGGGTGACGGCGGCGGCGACCACGCTCGCAGCGTCGCCTCCTTCTTGACCGGCTCGCATCCGAAGAAGACCGACGGCGCCGACATCAGCAACGACGTCTCGGTCGACCAGTTCGCCGCCAAGGAATTGGGTTACGCGACGAAGTTCCCCTCGCTGGAACTCGGCTGCGAACCGAGCGCCCAGGCCGGCAAGTGCGACTCCGGTTACAGCTGCGTTTACACCTCGAACATGGCATGGCGAAATTCGACTTCGCACGTCGGCAAAGAGATCAACCCGCAAGCTGCGTTCGATCGCTTGTTCGGCAACGAAAACGCGAAGGAATCGGCGGAGAGCCGCGCTCTGCGTTACAAGCGAAAGAAGAGCGTCCTCGACTTCGTGATGGACGACGCCAAGCGTTTGAACCAGAAGCTAGGCCAGTCGGATCAACGCAAGTTGGATGAATACCTGTATGCGGTTCGCGAGATCGAACGCCGCGTACAGCAGTCGATCAAGCTGGAAGGGACCGAAGTCGACGTTCCGGACTATCCGCGTCCGAAAGGTGTGCCGGCCGATTACGGCGAGCACGTCCGCTTGATGATGGACATGATGGTGTTGGCCTTCCAGACCGACATGACTCGCGTTTCGACCTTCATGTTCACCAACGCCGGCAGCAACCGCACCTATAACAACATCGGCGTCAGCGACGGGCACCACTCGATTTCGCACCACGGGCGGAACAAAGAGAAGCTCGAAAAGATCGCCAAGATCGACGCCTATCACGTCGAGCAATACGCTTACCTCGTCAAGGAACTGCAGAAGATCCGCGAGGGAGACGGCACGCTGCTCGACAACTGCATGGTCATGTACGGCAGCGGCATCAGCGACGGCGATCGCCACAACCACAACGACCTGCCGATCATCATGGCGGGGCGCGGCGGCGGAGCGATCAAGCCGAATCGTCACCTGGTTTATCCCGACAGCACGCCGCTGACCAACCTCTATGTGTCGATGCTCGAAATCATGGGGGCCAAGACCGATCGCTTTGGCGATTCGAACGGACGGCTCACGAATCTGGGCTAA